A single region of the Triticum dicoccoides isolate Atlit2015 ecotype Zavitan chromosome 2B, WEW_v2.0, whole genome shotgun sequence genome encodes:
- the LOC119365301 gene encoding aquaporin TIP2-3-like: MVKLAFGSFGDSFSGTSVRSYVAEFIATLLFVFAGVGSAISYGQLTQGGALDPAGLVAIAIAHAFALFVGVAMAANISGGHLNPAVTFGLAVGGHVTILTGLFYWVAQLLGATVACLLLQFVTNGQPMPTHAVSGISEVEGVVMEIVITFALVYTVYATAADPKKGSLGTIAPMAIGFVVGANILAAGPFSGGSMNPARSFGPAVAAGNFSGHWVYWVGPLIGGGLAGLVYGDVFIASYQPVGHQDYP, from the exons ATGGTGAAGCTTGCATTCGGAAGCTTCGGCGACTCGTTCAGCGGCACGTCCGTCAGATCCTATGTCGCGGAGTTCATCGCCACCCTCCTCTTCGTGTTCGCCGGCGTCGGGTCCGCCATTTCCTACG GGCAACTAACGCAGGGTGGCGCGCTAGACCCGGCTGGCCTTGTGGCAATCGCCATCGCCCATGCCTTCGCCCTCTTCGTCGGTGTGGCGATGGCTGCCAACATCTCCGGCGGCCACCTGAACCCCGCCGTCACGTTCGGCCTCGCCGTCGGCGGCCACGTCACCATCCTCACCGGGCTCTTCTACTGGGTCGCCCAGCTGCTCGGCGCCACCGTGGCATGCCTCCTCCTGCAGTTTGTCACCAACGGCCAG CCTATGCCGACGCACGCCGTGTCCGGGATCAGCGAGGTCGAGGGCGTGGTGATGGAGATCGTAATCACCTTCGCGCTGGTGTACACGGTGTACGCCACGGCGGCCGACCCCAAGAAGGGCTCCCTCGGCACCATCGCGCCCATGGCGATCGGCTTCGTCGTCGGCGCCAACATCCTCGCCGCCGGGCCCTTCAGCGGCGGCTCCATGAACCCGGCGCGCTCCTTCGGCCCGGCCGTGGCGGCCGGCAACTTCTCCGGCCACTGGGTGTACTGGGTCGGGCCACTCATCGGCGGCGGCCTCGCCGGGCTCGTCTACGGCGACGTGTTCATCGCCTCCTACCAGCCGGTCGGCCACCAGGACTACCCGTGA